A window of the Candidatus Kryptoniota bacterium genome harbors these coding sequences:
- a CDS encoding cytochrome c3 family protein yields the protein MNRTLLEYTLRVRVPVLVFVALLSLTVTYFVSRPAREGIGYAPIQPIAFSHKLHAGTMKIDCAYCHIGVYRSRIAVVPPPSTCMNCHTIAMKTRPEIVKLTKYYEENKPIPWQRVHKLPDYVYFSHSFHVNTGIRCQDCHGNVQDMDIVKQVSSFVMSACLDCHRNAATRLSYIRNVKPGPTYCAACHR from the coding sequence ATGAACAGAACACTACTCGAATACACGCTCCGGGTTCGTGTTCCGGTTCTTGTCTTTGTCGCGCTTCTCTCTTTGACCGTGACATATTTCGTATCCCGGCCGGCGAGGGAAGGTATCGGTTATGCGCCTATACAACCGATAGCTTTCTCACACAAGCTTCATGCAGGAACAATGAAGATCGATTGCGCCTACTGCCACATCGGCGTCTATCGGTCAAGAATTGCAGTCGTTCCTCCGCCGAGTACTTGCATGAATTGCCACACCATTGCCATGAAGACCCGCCCGGAAATCGTCAAGCTCACGAAGTATTACGAAGAGAATAAGCCGATTCCCTGGCAGCGTGTCCACAAACTTCCCGATTATGTTTATTTTAGCCACAGCTTTCACGTCAACACGGGAATCAGGTGTCAGGATTGTCACGGCAATGTCCAGGATATGGATATTGTTAAACAAGTATCTTCATTTGTCATGTCTGCGTGCCTCGACTGCCACAGGAATGCGGCCACTCGTCTCTCGTATATTCGGAACGTCAAGCCGGGACCGACGTACTGCGCCGCGTGTCATAGATAG